A stretch of DNA from Verrucomicrobiota bacterium:
CCCAGCATGATCTAGGTATCCCATTCCAAATGCTCGTCAATCACCGTGCCAAATAAAAATACCGTGCCGGAACGGGGAGGCAGGATCGGTATGACGTTGTCGCTGAGCAGATCAAACATAGGGTCAAAACCAGACGGCAGCTTAAAGTCGGGCCGAATTCCCGTGAGAGTGACATTCACGCCTTTCAAACCAACCGGAGGCCCTGGGTCAGCCGGATTCAGTCCTTCGATGATAAAAGTCACTTCCTGCCCGATCGGCATCAAGCGGGCATTGGCGGTATGGGTGGTGTTCAGCAGACGCCTTCCGATTGTCATACTCTCCCAGAAAGGCCGGGCCATTTCGTTGTCACCTTCAGTGCTGTTGAAGCGAAAGTCATACCAGCCCGTTGGCAACCCGTTAAATTCCACCATTCCTTCATCGTCGGTAACGTTAACCCCACTTTCCGCATGGGTGACTGCGTTTTCCGATTCAAATCGCCGAATCCGAACCGGCACTCCGGAAAGCTCCAAAGAGCTCTTGGTATCCACCACCTGTCCGTAAATGGTAATCAGCCTTTGTCCAGGCACCAGAGGAACCAATGCAAAGTCTTCCATCATCAAGTCGTTATCAGCTAAAACCTTTTCTTTCGTTTCAGGCGTATATCCTGGATGAGATGCGGTTACCTGAAAAGTCCCGGCAGGAAGGCTTAAAACGTCGTAAAAACCAAACGGATCGGTGCGTATTTGGATTTCGTCATCCTGGACCGAAGCATTAGGATCCAAGCTTACCAACGCTCCAGACAAGCTGGCTCCGGTTGCAGCGTCTGTTACGCGGCCTCTCAATTCAGCTCCAGAAATACTTAAGTGTGCATTAAGTAACACGAACAAAACCAAAACCACTAAGCGAAAAGCAGAAGGGTAATTTTTCATCATGGGTGGGGTAAATATTGAAACCCGTAGGCTGTCTAAAAACGATAGATATTTAACCTATCACCGAGAGTAAATAAATGGAACCTAAAATTTTTAATCAACAGGTTCGATGAAGATTAAACCTTTGTCGGTTTTAAAAACCAGGACAGATCCTCGGACACAGACGAGTTTCACGAAATAATGAAACCTGAATTCCGATTATTAAAAACGGACTAAGCCTGTCGCAATAAGTCGGTAAGCTTGGGGTGCCTGAGTTCCATGTTTCAATATACGTCTAAAGGAGTCTAGGGTAAAACCGGTTGAGCTTTATCAAAAAGCTACGAAATGGGGAATTTACCTAGCAGCTTTCAAAAGCTAAAGCTCTCACTTCCCCTGTTTCTTTCCCCAACTGTCTCTTAATCCAACCGTGCGATTGAATACGATATTTTTGTTTGTCGAATCAGGATCGATAGTGAAATAGCCTTTACGCTCGAATTGAATCGGATCACCGAGCTTTGCATTGGCAAGCTCGGGCTCTCCATAGGCGGTGATAATTTTCAGAGAATCGGGATTTAAGTTTTTAATAAAATCTCCCCCCGCTTCTGGATCTTCTTCACTGAATAGTTGATCGTAAAGTCGCACTTCAAAGGGAACATTTTCGGTAGCACTTACAAAGTGAATGGTTCCTTTTACTTTACGACCGTCAGCGGTGTTTGCCCCTCTGGATTCAGGATCAAACTCTGCAAGAATTTCAACAATGTTTCCTGCATTGTCTTTGATGACTTCCTTGGCAGTGATATAACAGGCATAGCGCAAGCGTACTTCAGAACCTGGTGCCAGCCGGAAATACTTTTTCGGCGCTTCTTCCATGAAATCTTCCCCTTCGATATAGATCTCACGAGTCAAAGGAACTTTGCGCGTTCCGAATGATTCGTCACCTGGATGGTTCGGTCCTTCATACCATTCAACTTCTCCTTCCGGGAAATTCGTGATGGTTACTTTTAGGGGATCCAACACTGCCATGCGCCTCATCGCTTTAACTTCCAGATCCTGCCTCAAACAAAAGTCCAAAAGGGAAATATCAATCAACTGAGGTTGTTTAGTAACTCCAGCTCGCTTGGCGAATTCGTGAATCGATGCAGAAGTGTAACCCCGTCGTCTCAGGCCACTGAGAGTTGGCATCCGAGGATCATCCCATCCGGAAACATGATTGTCTTCAACCAAACGAAGTAACTTCCGCTTACTCATAACGGTATACGTTAAATTCAGGCGTGAGAATTCTATTTGTCTTGGTTTGCTGGGTACGGGTAGGTTTTCCAAAAACCAATTATAAAGAGGACGGTGGTTTTCAAACTCCAGCGAACACAGGCTATGAGTAATTCCCTCGATGGCATCACCCTGCCCATGAGCAAAGTCGTACATGGGGTAGATACACCAATCATCACCAGTCCGGTAATGATTGTAGTGAAGGATTCTGTACAGAGCAGGATCGCGCATGGTAAGATTCGGATGCGCCATATCGATCTTAGCCCGGAGAACTTTCGCTCCATCAGGAAAATCGCCGGCTTTCATTTTAAGGAATAGCTCAAGGTTCTCTTCCACACTACGATCGCGGTGAGGGCTATTGTTACCGGGCTCAGTGAGTGAACCGCGATACTCCTTCATTTCTTCAAGTGTCAGATCATCGACATAGGCTTTGCCTTCGTTTATGAGATGGACGGCCCAATCATAAAGCTGCTGATAATAGTCGGAGGCAAAAAAGAGGTTCTCCCCCCACTCTACTCCCAACCACTCGAGGTCCTTCTTTATCGCTTCCACATAAGACATATCCTCCTTGCTTGGATTGGTATCGTCGAAGCGTAAGTGAAATCTACCTTCGTAATCCTGCGCGATGGAATAATTGG
This window harbors:
- a CDS encoding carboxypeptidase-like regulatory domain-containing protein, whose protein sequence is MMKNYPSAFRLVVLVLFVLLNAHLSISGAELRGRVTDAATGASLSGALVSLDPNASVQDDEIQIRTDPFGFYDVLSLPAGTFQVTASHPGYTPETKEKVLADNDLMMEDFALVPLVPGQRLITIYGQVVDTKSSLELSGVPVRIRRFESENAVTHAESGVNVTDDEGMVEFNGLPTGWYDFRFNSTEGDNEMARPFWESMTIGRRLLNTTHTANARLMPIGQEVTFIIEGLNPADPGPPVGLKGVNVTLTGIRPDFKLPSGFDPMFDLLSDNVIPILPPRSGTVFLFGTVIDEHLEWDT
- a CDS encoding glutamine--tRNA ligase/YqeY domain fusion protein, with amino-acid sequence MSEEEAITTNFIRDIIDEELAAGKHEKIVTRFPPEPNGYLHIGHSKAILTNYSIAQDYEGRFHLRFDDTNPSKEDMSYVEAIKKDLEWLGVEWGENLFFASDYYQQLYDWAVHLINEGKAYVDDLTLEEMKEYRGSLTEPGNNSPHRDRSVEENLELFLKMKAGDFPDGAKVLRAKIDMAHPNLTMRDPALYRILHYNHYRTGDDWCIYPMYDFAHGQGDAIEGITHSLCSLEFENHRPLYNWFLENLPVPSKPRQIEFSRLNLTYTVMSKRKLLRLVEDNHVSGWDDPRMPTLSGLRRRGYTSASIHEFAKRAGVTKQPQLIDISLLDFCLRQDLEVKAMRRMAVLDPLKVTITNFPEGEVEWYEGPNHPGDESFGTRKVPLTREIYIEGEDFMEEAPKKYFRLAPGSEVRLRYACYITAKEVIKDNAGNIVEILAEFDPESRGANTADGRKVKGTIHFVSATENVPFEVRLYDQLFSEEDPEAGGDFIKNLNPDSLKIITAYGEPELANAKLGDPIQFERKGYFTIDPDSTNKNIVFNRTVGLRDSWGKKQGK